Genomic window (Sebastes umbrosus isolate fSebUmb1 chromosome 21, fSebUmb1.pri, whole genome shotgun sequence):
ATTGTTGTGATTAACTGCCGGAGCCCGATGACACCTCTCCCAATTAAAGAAGCCCGGCAGCATTTCTCTGTCTgacaatatactatatatgccATTTGGAGGACAAAACACACTGAtccacacacacggacacacagctgggaacacatctttgtgttttttgtgagtacataggcctgtgtgtgtttctggcgTCTCTTTCAATGTCACTCTAtatctgctttttttgtttttattgagtaTGTGAGtatattttggcgagggaaaatctgtcatggtcattttaaaaggggtcccttgacctctgacctcaagatatgtgaatgaaaatgggttctatgggtacccacgagtcttccctttacagacatgcccactttatgataatcacatgcagtttggggcaaatcatagtcaagtcagcacactgacagctgttgttgcctgttgggctgcagtttgccatgttatgatttgaccatattttttatgctaaatgcagtacctgtgagggtttctggacaatatctgtcattatttttgtgttgttaattgatttccaattataaatatatacatacatttgcataaagcagcatatttgtgcactcccatgttaataaggatattaaatacttgacaaatctccctttaaggcacattttgaatagataaaatatgtgattaatctggattaactatggacaatcatgcgattaatcatgattaaatatttaaatcgattgacagccctagtttcactttttttgttttgggtgaACAgatgagacagaaagaaaaaaggaaggatGAAGAagtggtacattttgaacagataaaaaatgcgcaATTTAGTGACACATCTTCTATgaaggaccacaagagtcacggaaatagtaataaataattaattaatcaagtaatttagtccatttattcatagaataatacattaatttgtaattaatggctatttttattgtacaactagttattaattaattaaatgctttccgtgactcttgtggtcctccataatCTACATCCTCTACACATACACTTATTAATTTACTAAATCCCCAGCCTCTGCTATCagagtatgaatgtgtgtattaaTGGGTGAATGTGGTCTAGAACTAGACTAGTAAAAAATGCCATATAgatgcagtccatttaccatttattaaagGCAGAATAACAttacaaaggaaaaaaatgcacaaatgtggaaaaaaaacatcaatcttGTTCATAATATTCCTCAAAAAAattagattatttatttttttcaaacttcagAGGTTTTAATTGGACAAAATAAATCAGActgcagaaagaaaacaaaacttaaTCTGAACTGAAACTGGTTCCAGATCAGCTGCCAGTCACAACTGCTGctgcgctctgattggtcgagaCACACAGAGCCGGAATCTGATTGGTGGATTTCACTTCCTGACAGGTTTCCATGGTTTCACACTGCCGTTCAGACTCTGGATCAGTTCCTGGATGATCTGGTTCAGTTTCTGGATCAGTTCCTGGATGATCTGGTTGGACCAGACTCTGGATCAGTTCCTGGATGGAGCTGGACCAGACTCTGGATCAGTTCCTGGATGGAGTTGGACCAGACTCTGAATTAGTTCCTGGATAGAGCTGGATCAGACTCTGGATCAGTTCCAGCTCCATCTAGGAACTGATCCAGATCCGGTTGGACCAGACTCTGGATCAGGTTCTGGATGGAGCTGGATCAGACTCTGGATCAGTTCCTGGATGGAGCTGGACCAGACTCTGGATCAGTTCCTGGATGGAGCTGGATCAGACTCTGGATCAGGTTCTGAATGATCCTGTTGGACCAGACTCTGGATCAGCTTCTGGATCCGGTCCAGGATGATCTGGTTTGCGCTGTAGCAGTCCTCCGGTCCGTACGGAGCCCTGATGATCAGGACCCCCGACGCCACCCTCAGCTCGTCCCCGTCCTCCTCCACGGGGATCCGGTTCTTCTCCAGCCAGCTCCGGACCCCCCTCCTCCTGGTCCTCAGCTCCTGCGGGTCCAGCCTGCTGCTGGTCTCTGGAGGCAGGAAGGAGGTCTGGAGCCGCTCCGTGGTCTCCTCATCAGCCTCCTGCAGGACCTGGACCTCCTCCACAGCGTGACCCATCACCACCTGCACCGTGGCGCCGCCTTCAGCCCGGAAGTTCACCAGGACCAGAGAGGCAGAGACCGGATCCACGGTGAGCAGCCAGCCGGTCCGCTCCTCATCCGGTCCGGCCTTCACCTTCACCTCTTTGTTGACGTAGCGGAGCCACCGGACCGGACCCAACAGAGGCCAGGCGACCTGCATCGCTCCGTCTGTCGGAGCAGTATGACGGTAACACAGCAACACCGCCACCGgtctgtttacacacacacatccgggGGGCGTTCTCTTTAAATACCTCCGGAGGAAAACACGAAGTCGAAATAAAAGGTTCCGCTACAATAcaaattgttattatttgtaacaatacaaataaaatacttaaaatgaaCTATGAATTGATGAAAGTGTCAAcagtagaagaaaaaaaacaactcattgGTATTAAAACGtcaaaaggcagataaacagcCCGGAagttaagaaaataaaatatttatatatatatatatgtgtgtgtgtgtgtgtgtgtgtgtgtgtgtgtgtgtgtgtgtgtgtgtgtgtgtataaatgtttttatatatatttttttcaaaatattttatatatttgttttatatataaatgaatttatttgtatttttcaaaatattatatatgtatatatacatatatttattgtatatatatatatatatatatatacacatgtttttatatataaatgtttgtatatattttttcaaaatattttgtatctatgtttttatatataaatattgtatttatatatatatatatatatatgtgtgtatatatatatatacacagtatatatatgtttttatatataaatgtttgtatatatatataaatatataaatgtttgtatatatataaatatataaatgtttttatatatttttttcaaaatattgtatatgtgtatatatatatatatatatatatgtttttatatatacatttttttattttatttttttcaaaatattgtatatgtgtatacagtatatattatatatatatatatatatatatatatatgtattatatatatgaatgtttttattttatttatttttttcaaaatattgtgtatatatatatactgtatatgtttttataaataaatgtttatatatatatatatatatatatatagcactgTATCGGGCTGTGAGTTGTGGATCACTGATCTATGTTATTTCCACAGGGCAGGAGAAATGTGGAAATGAAAAGTGAGGAGTCCAGGTGTGGGTGAAAACATCCAGACCCGAAGTGTCGATCGAGCTTTCTTCGTGTTTTTGGGAGGACAGTGAAGCCTGCATGTGAGTGACAATACAGTAATAACAGATGTACTTGAAATCCAGCTCACTAAACGATCTCATCACCACAGTGATGATGAACATGAGGATGACTGTGACcccaacactgttttttttgcaaaagcaGAGGCATCACAAAAGGACCACTCATCTAATAATCCAATTTGTTTAGATTTTTAGGTgcaaaaatgtccttttttgaCGCACCATCACCACTCTTCAGTCTCTCACCAGCGACtgctgcagcacaaacacagatgcCAAGCACAAAGCCCAAGGCCAGGACGCTGGTGAGTCACAGTCATACCGACGTGTGTGAATGAAGGCTAAGTGAAGGTTtcattcagtaaaaaaaaaaagggctttCATTTGACGTCATCGGTCTTAATCACTCAATTATAGCAATTTCCAGAAGGTAACTGTACTTTATCTACACCGTTTCTACCTCCAGGTAGCAGGCATGCAGCTGACGGATGGCAACGAGGCGGCCTCTCTCAGGGACCAATGTGAGATCATTCACTGTTAGTCACTCACTCTCAGTCCCTTGTGCAGGAAATATATGAATCAtactctgcgtgtgtgtgatggtgcATTCATGATGCATTCATGATGCTTCACAATACTCAAAGGATAAGATGACACGTGGACAAACtagatgaaaatgaaactttattGCAACTATGAGGTCTCAGAAGGCAATAAAATAAGTTTGATGTGAGCAAGCAAATGTACACTatgtggccaaaagtatgtagACATGACACGGCGAGATCAATAaggtgtggaagaacttgactggtCCTGACATTGAACCCTGATCTCCACCAGTGGAGGTCCTGGATACCCGAGGTGAACTCTTGTAGACAGTTTCCTTTATTAGGGGGGAAGTTGTAGATGTTcaaatttctatttttattacattttcttctTAGAAAGATCCacctaaaggtacagtgtgtaggatttggcggcatctagtggtgtggttgcagattgcaaccaactgagtatccctctgctcactcctccctttccaagactgcgataaCTTGAGCCGCCGagagcaaaaccgtggtaacgccgttcgcccccctcagaggccatccttaccataataacactactttaggagcaacagaagtcagacgagggctggcagtaccacggttttgcactctgcggctcacgttactgcagtttcacaagcgtgtcggagaactacggtggccttcaggtaacgtaaaaaaagGTACGTGATTAACGTTgataattgaaacaaaacaaaacaaaaacgcagcaaaactacttacttaggttcaggcaacaaaacttctgggttaggtttagtaaaaaaaaactcatggttaggcttaaaattacttaaaaataaaacaaaaaggtaaCAAATGACTACAAGAGACACGCACAGCAATCTCCCAGGGAAAAGTCCGGTATtagttggacccatccacttccctTCCCACCCAccagtagtggactttctctCTTGTTATgtcacctgctctgcgcgtcactcgttgtactacgtcactcgctgtactacgtcactcgctGCAGCCGTCCACAGACTTACAAAGGTATTTGTgatatgtaaaaaacaaacgcAATCCGTTTCCTTCCAAGCGTAATTGGGAATGCAATTTGTTGTATTGGAACATCATTTCAGGGGATTAGGGTTAACCCAACATAGCGGACTCCGTGAATAAGActcgctctctatgtagatataaacgactcattctaagctaatgaaaaacacaacaattcttagtttcaggtgattatacactaatgaaaacatatttatgaatattatattccatttctgctaatagatcccccgacaTGCTagacactggtcctttaatgaaACTTGTCTTGAGATAATTTTCTCAACTGCTGTCAAGAATTAATTTTGAAAATCAACATGTGAATTAGAATGAGCTGGCATTACACTTAACAGATGCACCTGCTTCAATTATAGACTATTAATATGCACATATGGCTGTAAATAAGCTGAATATACAGTCAATATTatgcaaaatattaaaatgaattattgtCTGTGTAAAGAGGACAGGTGTTTATGGTTAAAGCAGAACAGAGATGGGATTAAATCTACATTACAGAAGCATTAGTAGTTATATCATGATGCTATAGACTCCTTATTGTTGTAATGAGTTGCCTTTATGACAGAACAAccctaccacacacacactcctccagtCATAGGAAGCCTGTGTTTGCAGTCGCAGCCTGAGAGTGAACATGAGTCAGCCTGATAGTACAACTTATTATGAGTGGGCTTCACTACAGTGGGAGCTAAATGGATGAGTCATAGAGAGGCTTTTTGGAGGAGACTGTCTGGGTTACAGAATAGATTTATTGATTCATGTTATGTGAGTCCCCACTCACTCCGGGCCGGGCTATTAAGGTTTGGAATTTGAAACATATTTCACCAAAGAGGAATTTAGGTTCATTTGTTGTGCTCAGAAAAGGCTTGAATTTCACAATATAAGAGCGAATGACGTGAGAGAGAATCATAAAATAGAATGTAATATTAGCAGTGCATGGATCAAATATAATGCTGCAGTTTACACTGGATACTAGTGTAGCTCTAGATAACACTTATTTTCATCTTTAAATTAATCTATAGGTTATTTCTttgtctaaaatgtcagaaataagTGTCAGAGAGCCCAAATTAACAACTtcaaattacttgttttgtccaaccaacagtccaaaaccaaaaaatctttaatttacaatgaaaaaaagcagcaaatcctcacatttgataGGCCTTAATCAGAgtgttttaacagttttgtttgataaatgactaaaatgatCACTCTATTGTTTGTCAAAAGTTGtttccaattaattttctgttgacagACTAACTTATTAATTGTCTCAGCTCTAAATGCTCTAAAACATACATTGGTATAagtaatgtcaaaatataaatttcctATCATTTCAGTTGAATTTAACTGTTTCCTgtttattcttttttctttgctcCTCTGACATTACTAACTAGGATGTcgcgatataccggtattgacgataactgtgatatttttttaaataaatattgatatcatgttaataatacacatgcGATAAATAATCCAGTGCCTCTTAAATCACGCTTTTGTACGGTTATGGTTATAGACTCTCTTCATCTCCCTACAGtcatattttgagtgtaattaatttgcagaAAATAGAGcaaatgacagagagagaatcataaaattaaatgtaataatatacctttcatgtgatttgttgacaataaaaaatatggGATCATACCATATCGATCCTCTAAGGCAAATTGAAACTGTAGTTAGTGAATTTGGCCACTACATGGAGGTGTTGGTCCATATTTAGTAGTGTTCATAACACAACATCAATTTAGACAGAGTAGGCTGTGCTTAGAGTCCATTTGTTTCAAGGAGAAGCTTCAGTATCAGCTGCTCAACAGGAGGTCGTATAACATCACCAGAGAGGTCATAATATATCATCTGTCTTCATAAAGAAACCAGGCATTAATAAACTTCCTAAAAGAAGGAGGGTAGCCTTTAATCAGATGGCTTTTTCATTGTGAAATACTAAAAACATAGACAATGCTGGCACATTATGAAATGGGTTATAACCCACTTCTATCGgcacaaacagaaataaactGAAATAGCCATCTgattaaaggctttttaatcCTCTGAGCACTccagacctttttttcttttatgattACTAAACTTCTTGTTACAAATTTTCCTGTGAcagatgtattttatgttttctttagtgaaaCAAAAGTCAGTATTAAAAGTATTACAGAGCTTTGCCTGCaggtagaggagaggaaacaacagATAGAAAGGGAGAGAAGTAGAAATGGTAATGATGAGTGACTTAACAAGAAGAATGTCATAAAGTATTGATTAGGTCCCCGGTCTTTCATGATAACATTGATGGTAGTTTACTTATATGTTTATTAATGgtgtctctcctctgtttctccTCCCATCTGCAGCACAATGACACCATGCAGCACACCATCTGGGGGGATGCCAGGAAGTAACGCCCCCAAACTACCACCTGGGTACAGTGAAACAGACCAAAAGCGTCGACACCCCCAGGATCAGGAGCAGGTAAAGAATGCACTGTTTATCAGCCGAGCATTGTTCTGTGCAACAAAAGCCTAGTGTGCTCAAAAGGTCTTCTGATCACGCTGGCTTTGACAGGAAAGAAACTGAAAGAGTGTCTGCTGCCACACAAAGCTTTCTGTCTCAAATGAGGATTGTGGTGCTCAGTACTGCCTCATTTAAGATAGAAAgtgacaacaaaaaaagaggTGAAAAATCCTCTTTCTTTACTTTTACTCCCATTTGGCCAGCGTCATTTGAGACTTGATCCTCCTGCAGAGCTTTGCAGccccaaaaatgtttttgtaagtAAAGCTCCATTGTGACCTCCTTTCCACACATTCATCCTGCAGCAGCTGAAACTCAAACCTCTGTCTGTGGTTCTTAACAGTAGGAGCTGGTCAGACTCTATAAACAAGTAGTGTTTGAGGTCTAAACATGAGTCTGGGTGCTGGGCCAGCATCACATTACAGCCTGCTTCTATGGCCGGCGCTTCTCAATGCTGTCTTTGTTTCCAGATCCGTGATAAAGGCTTCAGTGGGACCCCCTTCCACCACCAATGAAATGAAGACCATAACATCCCCAAACTGAGACCACTGAGAGCTACGGAGCAGCCAGGTTAACAGTACTCTCTCATTTCTGTCTTCAAGTCATGTTAGTTTTGCAGCCATCGAGATATTTGCTATCTCCGATGGTGGCAAAGAAATGCAGAATGTCAATAAACTTAGGCCGAGAGAACAAAAAGAGTATGAACAACTCAAGAACATTAAACAAGCGAGCCTTCTGTTTACAGCTGCATGTGTTGCCACATGAACAGGTGCCAGCAACATTTTCCACTTTGCATACCAGTAATGGCCTTCATTGAGTCTTCTCACAGAGTGTATTTAAGTCCAAGTCAGTTCTCAAGTTTTCATAAAGGGGCACTCAGTGATTTAGTTTAGTATTATACTTTCAGAAAGCTAGGGGACTAGGTGAAGAAAAGACAGATTTAAATAAGAATGGTAAAAATCAAAGCAATAGAAGAGGCTGAAAAATCCTGACTTTATAGTCTCTAGTATGGGTCTAGCCCCAAACACACTGGATCCTATAAGTCCCATAACACAACTCAACAGCCTAAgctgagctaaccagctgctggctccagcaacatatttattgtacaaacatgagagtggtatcaatcttttcatccaactttcagcaagaaagcgaagaagcatatttcccaaaaaatgtcaaactacttttttaaatcttaatttttgtgcATTAAGTCTGGCTCAAGTCTATAGCTCTAATGTTAGGAGGACCTGTGAATCAACAATGATTGAGAGGTTAGACTTTGATTTAATACATATGTGCAATATGCTAAACACCATGTGTGTATTACAAATTATGGGTGCAATTATCCATCATggacatatatgtatgtatggtGTATAGTGTATAGCTATGTtatttgatttgtatttttatgttttttttatcttatcttacccTGTGTGGGATCAATTAAGTTTGTATCGTATCGAATTGTATCGTATCACAtcttatcatatcatatattatcttatcttatcttatcttatctcatcttatcttatctcagcttatctcatcttatcttcttatcttatcatcgtattgtattgtatcgtatcgcatcTTATCGCATCTTATCGCATcttatcgtatcatatcgtatcttatcttatcgcATCTTATcgcatcttattttatcttatcatcatatcgtatcgtatcgcatctTATTGCATATTCTTATCATCGTATTGCATCTTATTGTATCTTataccacacacacccactgtAAAGATTGATTCTGCTTTGCTGGAAAGTTTGAGATCACATCAACCCACACAGGTCAGTAAATTGTTGTCTTCCTGCTGATTTAAATCCTACTGATGAACTGAATATGTTGtattgttgtatatatatatatactgctaCAAACAGCTACTTTGTTTGAATAACTAACTACTTTGTTCAAAAAGTTCCCCTGATTGATCCTCCAGGTAATTTCCAGATAATTATAGAGTGAAGAAGAGAGATGACTCATCCTCGTCTAATTGCACGGCTTTGTTAGTGTGACGTTAGCGAGCTCTTAATTGGACCAGCTTACTCAGACTCTGTGTGTGCACGTATGTAGTTTCCACAGGCTAAAGGGCCTTACTGTggagggcagcagcagctctgctccTCAGTAATTATGATGTAGGGACAGTTATAAGGGACAGTGAAATACCAACGGTTAGAGCGTAGGCTGCTTGGTAATTATACTGTGGAGCTCTAAATTTGTCGTTGCTGTCTCATGGAAACATTGTACATTAAAAGCAGAGAAACTTTTCAACAAGTTAGAACTTTCTCTGCGCTTCCATTCACCAATTTGTGAATTAAGGTTGGTTAATTTGATGAAAGAGGAGTGTTACAACTGTACTATCagttttaaaagtatttcattcattcattaatttcctcctctgtgtcgTGGAGGATCTGGAGTTTATCACTGAATTCACTGAATTACAAACATGGGGAATTTTCCCCATGTCCAGGAAGGACAGAGGTCATGGTCAGCAGTATTACATCACCCTGCAGAAAGACGGGATTCACCATTTTGCACAAggacacaaaaaaagtaaagtaaagttttGGCATGATGCTGTGTCATCTGGTTGAAAATGGACTCTGACCACTAATCACCGTGCTGTTTATACACTGTAACATTGCTTATAAGGCTCAGTGGTAACATTACTGAAGCCTTTATAGCATTTATACTGAGTTATCTATCACTATTTATTCCTAATATACCCTGTAAGGATTTATATTTGGTTTTGACAGTGGTATATTATTATGGAATCAATGTTAAAATGTATAACAGTATATACTCAAACCACTTCCACTCTTGTAGACAGTGGTGGCAGAAGTTACAGATAAAGCAATGTAAAATACTCCATtccaagtatatatatatatctctatatatataaagatatatatagagatatatatatatatactgtatatatatactgtatatattactgtCTACCACAaatttatattactttatttcatatttatgttatattttatcgTTATATTCTAACTTGcactattttgtgtttttgtgtttttttacttgtgtgattttattttatacatatttaattagcattgttggagggagcTTGAGACCCAAGATGGAGCTGAGGAAGGCCTTGAAGGGAGCGGGCACTGATGAAGACATCCTGGTGGAGATCCTCTGCACTGCCACCAACGCTGTCAGTCACAAATCAAAAGCAtctaatgaaatgaaatcagaAAAGTCtgatattttatctttttattcacTTAGTTGTTTCCCACAGGACATTGCCATGTTTAAGGAATGTTACTTTCAAGGTAAGCCAATAAACAAAATTGCAAAAATTGACTTTATTACTACATACATTACTTGACATCCATCCCATCTATATTGTTGTTATCAGATAATATATCTTATGTGGAATAAAAATCACCCACTATGTTACTATAAATATCACTTCCCTTCCTTGGCAGAAGTTACAGATCctttacttatgtaaaagtgcaatcaaacaatgtaaaatactccattacaagtaaaattcCTTCATTAAAGATCTCAAGTAAAGTACTATAGAAtgtactatttatttatgtatatactaTTCATTATGCACACTGTATACTTCACTACATTCCTGTTTGCATTCAGCTTATTCAGTCTGTGTACCACAActttatattactttatttcatatttatgttatattttatccTTATATTCTAATTTGCATTACTTTATGTCTCATTTACTtatgtgattttcttttatacatatttaattatCATTGTTGGATGGAGCTTAAGACCCAATATTTTTGAataatttgaataataaataacttgaaacaggacttttactagtaacagagtatttctactaCACTGGTTGTGGATGTAAATGGTTAACAGACGGTGCAGCGCTCTGTGGTGACGTCACACGCTGGTTTCTGCTCGTTTGATCCGGAGGAGGACAAGTACCGCTAACTACTCTCTCTACCATAAACTAGTCTCTTTACCACCTTTTACCTCAACAGATCTCCAGCTGCAGCCGGAAAAACATCCTGAAAATGGGAAACTGTCAAGTAGGTACCATGTCTGACACTGTTttatagaaatagaaaatctTTTAATAATCAGTTTGTGCTTCTCCTTTAAGTGTGAGCTCTAGTTTCAGGCTGACGAACAGGTTCATGATTTTAATCCAGAATAAACCTCAGATTTCGATCTTTAAATcccaatataatattgtatttatgGTGTTTTTCCATCATGGAGTGGACACTGCAGCGCCTCTAGTCGCAGTTGCGCACCTCATATAGGCCTATAATAAAGCCTCATATCTTATTATTTCAGCTGGAATAGAGAGTAATGGTGTTGGTTTCATAATATTTGGTGTTTCTTTAAATGTAAACGTCGTGTATGACACGGTGTGACAGACAACCGTGTCTGGGTTTACTCAAGGGAAAGGAGCCACTCCCCTGCGGAATTCATCACAGCTCCGTTACATCTAACGGTGGATGAATGAGAGAGAGTCTCTGGAGGTGTTGTGTTAGACTGTGTGTTAGACTGGAGTAGAGTAGAGTCCAGAGATGGGGGAGGGTCTCCATAATCAGAGTCAGATTCAGTCCTTTTTGGTGCCTCTGGGctcatttgtttattgttttaccACATTGGCAACTTCAGTTACACCAATGGACATTAAAAAAGCTTTCAATAACTGATTTAGTTGTTTGAAATAGTAATTATGAGATCAATCAAGAGTACATCTAAAGTAAATTATCAAATATACAGATTTGTTTTAGTTACTTAAACTTAAGTGCAAGTATTCTACACTATATAAGCATTTGGTAGTACAACCAGTGATGTAATGTacctaactaagtacatttactcaagtattgtgctaaagtacttgtactttacttgagtatttacattttctgctagtttatactccactacatctcagagggaaatattgtcatttcactccactacattcactgacagctttagttactttacacatttttatattttgaattaataatctgaatcaactatataatttatatatttttatt
Coding sequences:
- the gemin6 gene encoding gem-associated protein 6 isoform X1 translates to MQVAWPLLGPVRWLRYVNKEVKVKAGPDEERTGWLLTVDPVSASLVLVNFRAEGGATVQVVMGHAVEEVQVLQEADEETTERLQTSFLPPETSSRLDPQELRTRRRGVRSWLEKNRIPVEEDGDELRVASGVLIIRAPYGPEDCYSANQIILDRIQKLIQSLVQQDHSEPDPESDPAPSRN
- the gemin6 gene encoding gem-associated protein 6 isoform X2; the protein is MQVAWPLLGPVRWLRYVNKEVKVKAGPDEERTGWLLTVDPVSASLVLVNFRAEGGATVQVVMGHAVEEVQVLQEADEETTERLQTSFLPPETSSRLDPQELRTRRRGVRSWLEKNRIPVEEDGDELRVASGVLIIRAPYGPEDCYSANQIILDRIQKLIQSLVQQDHSEPDPESDPAPSRN